From a region of the Cucumis sativus cultivar 9930 chromosome 6, Cucumber_9930_V3, whole genome shotgun sequence genome:
- the LOC101217736 gene encoding protein trichome birefringence-like 42: MDNSFFINQRWKLCTFTCLTSIIILVFLLSQDHETLNFLTFRSSTSSVSSSFSLVDYYVAASIQLQPNDTSLPLSEDDKHEKKSCNIFDGKWVYDPKASPLYDQTKCPFLSDQVSCRRNGRRDFGYEKLNWEVTGCKVPRFDGKDMLEKLRGKRVIIVGDSLNRNQWESLACLLYSALPPSQVYVDVKSGSYKIFRAKEYNCSVEFFWSPFLVELKVDEENGARILELDKLSAMSKKWYGANIMVFNTGHWWVHQGKLQAWDYFHHDGKMIATMKMELALEAAMKTWSNWIDQNVDTNKTAVFFRSISPEHKGKQWCYNETEPFFDESYQKIFPESLTEVFERTMKRMKTPVKYLNITKLSQYRRDAHPSIYAKKQGKLWVATKQRKEEIIADCSHWCLPGLPDTWNRLLYATIVSDFH, translated from the exons ATGGACAATAGCTTTTTCATTAATCAGAGATGGAAGCTTTGCACATTTACATGCCTCACAAGCATTATCATTCTGGTGTTCTTGCTTAGTCAAGACCATGAGACCCTGAACTTCTTAACTTTTCGAAGCTCGACCTCATCGGTGTCATCTTCATTCAGTCTTGTTGACTACTATGTTGCAGCTAGCATTCAGTTGCAGCCCAATGATACTTCACTTCCTCTCAGTGAGGATGATAAACATGAGAAGAAAAGCTGCAACATCTTTGATGGCAAATGGGTTTATGATCCCAAGGCAAGTCCTCTCTATGATCAAACTAAGTGTCCATTTCTTAGTGACCAAGTTAGCTGTCGAAGGAACGGCCGGCGAGATTTTGGCTACGAGAAGTTGAACTGGGAAGTCACTGGGTGCAAGGTGCCCAG GTTTGATGGCAAAGATATGTTAGAGAAGCTAAGAGGAAAGAGAGTGATCATAGTTGGGGACTCACTTAACAGAAACCAATGGGAATCTCTTGCTTGTCTTCTCTATTCTGCTTTACCTCCTTCTCAGGTTTATGTTGATGTAAAAAGTGGCAGCTACAAGATCTTCAGAGCAAAG GAATACAATTGTTCTGTGGAATTTTTCTGGAGTCCATTTCTCGTCGAACTAAAAGTCGACGAGGAAAATGGTGCTAGAATATTGGAGCTTGACAAACTCTCAGCTATGTCAAAGAAATGGTATGGTGCAAATATCATGGTGTTCAATACTGGTCATTGGTGGGTGCATCAGGGAAAGTTGCAAGC ATGGGACTACTTTCATCATGATGGGAAGATGATAGCAACAATGAAGATGGAGTTAGCACTTGAGGCAGCCATGAAAACCTGGTCAAATTGGATTGATCAGAATGTGGATACGAATAAAACAGCAGTTTTCTTTCGAAGTATATCCCCAGAACACAAGGGGAAGCAATGGTGCTACAACGAAACCGAACCGTTCTTCGACGAGTCCTACCAAAAGATATTCCCTGAGTCGTTAACTGAAGTATTCGAGAGAACAATGAAGAGAATGAAAACCCCAGTAAAGTATTTGAACATAACAAAACTATCCCAGTATAGAAGAGATGCACATCCATCAATTTATGCAAAAAAGCAAGGAAAGCTTTGGGTAGCAACAAAGcagagaaaagaagagatcATTGCTGATTGCAGCCATTGGTGTTTGCCTGGTTTGCCTGATACTTGGAACAGGCTCTTGTATGCTACTATTGTGTCAGACTTCCATTAA